One region of Bubalus kerabau isolate K-KA32 ecotype Philippines breed swamp buffalo chromosome 6, PCC_UOA_SB_1v2, whole genome shotgun sequence genomic DNA includes:
- the ADAR gene encoding double-stranded RNA-specific adenosine deaminase isoform X4, giving the protein MSPIRDRAIDFRQKGYSLNRYQARPAQGYEHSRHRHQQPERGPYRDSFQLQQIEFLKGQLPEVPLFGKQPPSLPPFLPGLWPRFPGPPARGGPLQIRGVPRGVPLRSQVLPRRFQRPFPRGHIRPWRGVDRLSSHFQGLTISQDQEQRTLELLDELGDGKATTARDLARKLQAPKKDINRVLYSLAEKGKLHQEAGSPPLWRATVPVQAQNQPSQETRAESQTPGAQSPDSSVETEDRSTPCGLEEPPEPLDMAEIKEKICDHLFNMSSSSALNLAKNIGLTKARDVNAVLIDLERQGDVYRQGTTPPIWYLTDKKRERIQIKRNKDSVPETTQAAAVLETGKTTEGPTCNSPASDVSNSTVTPGKVENGQEPVVKLKLKQEATAEPVKLKPPVHDNGPSKTGYVDFENGQWATDDIPDDLNSIHAAPGEFRAIMEMPSFYSHGLPRCSPYKKLTECQLKNPISGLLEYAQFASQTCEFNMIEQSGPPHEPRFKFQVVINGREFPPAEAGSKKVAKQDAAMKAMTILLEEAKAKDSGRSEESYHYSSEKESEKTAESQTITPSATSFLSGKNPVTTLLECVHKLGSSCEFRLLSREGPAHDPKFQYCVAMGTHTFPTASAPSKKAAKQMAAEEAMKALQGEATSSTSSEDQPGSTNTEAFDNLESVMPNKVRRISELVRYLNTNPVGGLLEYARSHGFAAEFKLVDQSGPPHEPKFVYQAKVGGRWFPAVCAHSKKQGKQEAADAALRVLIGEDEKAERMGFTELPLTGSTFHDQIAMLSHRCFNALTNSFQPSLLGRKILAAIIMKKDSDDLGVVVSLGTGNRCVKGDSLSLKGETVNDCHAEIISRRGFIRFLYSELMKYNSQTAKDSIFEPAKGGEKLQIKKSVSFHLYISTAPCGDGALFDKSCSDRAVESTDSRHYPVFENPKQGKLRTKVENGEGTIPVESSDIVPTWDGIRLGERLRTMSCSDKILRWNVLGLQGALLTHFLQPVYLKSVTLGYLFSQGHLTRAICCRVTRDGSAFEDGLRHPFIVNHPKVGRVSVYDSKRQSGKTKETSVNWCLADGYDLEILDGTRGTVDGPRNELSRVSKKNIFLLFKKLCSFRYRRDLLRLSYGEAKKAARDYEIAKNYFKKSLKDMGYGNWISKPQEEKNFYLCPV; this is encoded by the exons GGGTATTCCCTCAACAGATACCAAGCCCGCCCAGCCCAAGGCTATGAGCACAGCAGGCACAGACACCAGCAGCCAGAGCGGGGACCTTATCGTGACAGTTTCCAGCTCCAGCAAATAGAGTTTCTCAAGGGGCAGCTCCCAGAAGTGCCCCTATTTGGAAAGCAGCCACCATCACTGCCACCGTTCCTCCCTGGACTCTGGCCGAGGTTTCCAGGACCACCTGCCAGAGGCGGGCCCCTCCAGATCCGAGGTGTCCCCAGGGGCGTGCCTCTCAGAAGTCAGGTACTCCCAAGACGGTTCCAGCGTCCTTTCCCACGTGGCCACATTCGGCCATGGAGAGGTGTTGATAGGCTTTCCTCACATTTCCAGGGACTGACCATCAGCCAGGATCAGGAACAAAGGACCCTAGAGCTCTTGGATGAGCTTGGGGACGGGAAGGCCACCACAGCGCGTGATCTGGCCCGGAAGCTCCAAGCCCCAAAGAAGGACATCAATCGAGTCCTGTACTCTCTGGCAGAGAAGGGTAAGCTGCACCAAGAGGCAGGATCTCCCCCTTTGTGGAGAGCCACAGTCCCAGTTCAGGCTCAGAACCAGCCTAGCCAAGAAACAAGAGCAGAGAGTCAAACCCCAGGAGCTCAAAGCCCAGACTCCAGTGTGGAAACTGAAGACAGAAGCACCCCGTGTGGCTTGGAAGAGCCCCCTGAGCCTCTCGACATGGCTGAGATCAAGGAGAAGATCTGTGACCACCTGTTCAACATGTCCAGCTCCTCTGCCCTGAACTTGGCTAAAAACATTGGCCTCACTAAGGCCCGGGATGTGAATGCTGTGCTGATTGACTTGGAAAGGCAGGGAGATGTCTACAGGCAGGGGACCACCCCTCCCATATGGTATTTGACTGACAAGAAGCGAGAGAGGATACAGATCAAGAGAAACAAGGACAGTGTTCCCGAAACCACTCAAGCTGCTGCTGTCCTGGAGACCGGAAAAACCACAGAGGGCCCCACCTGCAACTCACCTGCATCAGACGTCTCCAACAGCACGGTCACCCCAGGAAAGGTGGAAAATGGGCAGGAACCCGTCGTCAAGTTAAAACTCAAGCAAGAGGCAACAGCAGAACCAGTAAAACTGAAACCACCTGTTCATGACAACGGCCCCTCCAAAACAGGGTATGTTGACTTTGAAAACGGCCAGTGGGCCACAGATGACATCCCCGATGACTTGAATAGTATCCACGCCGCACCAGGTGAGTTCCGCGCCATCATGGAGATGCCCTCCTTCTACAGTCATGGCTTGCCACGGTGTTCACCCTACAAGAAACTGACAGAGTGCCAGCTGAAGAACCCCATCAGCGGCCTGTTAGAGTATGCCCAGTTCGCTAGTCAGACCTGTGAGTTCAACATGATAGAGCAGAGCGGACCACCCCATGAACCTCG ATTTAAATTCCAAGTTGTCATCAATGGCCGAGAGTTTCCCCCAGCTGAAGCTGGCAGCAAGAAAGTGGCCAAGCAGGATGCAGCCATGAAAGCCATGACAATTCTGCTTGAGGAAGCTAAAGCCAAGGACAGTGGAAGATCAGAAGAATCATACCACTATTCCTCAGAGAAGGAATCAGAGAAG ACTGCAGAGTCCCAGACTATCACCCCTTCAGCAACATCCTTCCTTTCTGGGAAGAACCCCGTCACTACATTGCTTGAGTGTGTGCACAAGTTGGGGAGCTCCTGTGAATTCCGTCTCCTATCCAGAGAAGGCCCTGCCCATGACCCCAA GTTCCAGTACTGTGTTGCGATGGGAACCCATACTTTCCCCACTGCCAGCGCCCCAAGCAAGAAGGCAGCAAAGCAGATGGCTGCAGAGGAAGCCATGAAGGCCCTGCAAGGGGAGGCGACCAGCTCGACGTCTTCTGAAGACCAG CCCGGAAGTACGAACACGGAAGCATTCGATAACTTGGAATCAGTGATGCCCAACAAGGTCAGGAGGATCAGTGAGCTCGTGCGATACCTGAACACCAACCCAGTGGGCGGCCTGTTGGAGTACGCCCGCTCCCACGGCTTTGCTGCTGAGTTCAAGCTGGTTGACCAGTCCGGACCTCCTCACGAGCCCAA GTTCGTTTACCAAGCGAAAGTTGGGGGTCGCTGGTTCCCAGCCGTCTGCGCGCACAGCAAGAAGCAAGGCAAGCAGGAAGCTGCAGATGCGGCCCTCCGCGTTTTGATTGGGGAGGACGAGAAGGCAGAGCGCATGGGTTTCACAGAG CTCCCTCTCACGGGCAGCACCTTCCACGACCAGATAGCCATGCTGAGCCACCGGTGCTTCAACGCCCTTACCAACAGTTTCCAGCCCTCCTTACTCGGCCGCAAGATCCTGGCTGCCATCATCATGAAGAAAGACTCTGACGACCTAGGTGTTGTGGTCAGCCTGGGGACAG GGAATCGCTGTGTGAAAGGAGATTCTCTGAGCCTAAAGGGAGAAACTGTCAATGACTGTCATGCAGAGATCATCTCCCGGAGAGGCTTCATCAG GTTTCTCTACAGTGAGTTAATGAAATACAACTCCCAGACGGCGAAGGATAGTATATTTGAACCTGCTAAAGGAGGAGAAAAGCTTCAGATAAAAAAGAGCGTGTCATTCCATCTCTATATCAG CACGGCCCCGTGTGGGGATGGTGCCCTCTTTGACAAGTCCTGCAGCGACCGAGCTGTGGAGAGCACAGACTCCCGCCACTACCCTGTCTTCGAGAATCCCAAACAAGGCAAGCTCCGCACCAAGGTAGAGAACG GGGAAGGCACGATCCCAGTGGAGTCCAGTGACATTGTGCCCACATGGGACGGCATTCGGCTGGGGGAGAGACTCCGCACCATGTCCTGCAGCGACAAAATCCTGCGCTGGAACGTGTTGGGCCTGCAGGGGGCACTGTTGACCCACTTCCTGCAGCCTGTGTATCTCAAATCCGTCACTCTGG GTTACCTGTTCAGCCAGGGGCACCTGACCCGTGCCATTTGCTGTCGTGTGACAAGAGATGGAAGTGCGTTTGAGGATGGACTCCGACATCCCTTTATTGTCAACCACCCCAAG GTTGGCCGAGTCAGTGTATACGATTCCAAAAGGCAGTCTGGGAAGACCAAGGAGACAAGTGTCAACTGGTGTTTGGCTGATGGCTACGACCTCGAAATCCTGGATGGGACCAGAGGCACCGTGGATGG GCCACGGAACGAATTGTCCCGGGTGTCCAAAAAGAACATTTTCCTTCTATTTAAGAAGCTCTGCTCCTTCCGATACCGCAGAGATCTACTTAGACTCTCCTATGGTGAGGCCAAGAAAGCTGCCCGTGACTACGAGATAGCCAAGAACTACTTCAAAAAATCTCTGAAGGACATGGGCTACGGGAACTGGATAAGCAAGCCCCAGGAGGAGAAGAATTTTTACCTCTGCCCGGTGTAG
- the ADAR gene encoding double-stranded RNA-specific adenosine deaminase isoform X5 — protein MSPIRDRAIDFRQKGYSLNRYQARPAQGYEHSRHRHQQPERGPYRDSFQLQQIEFLKGQLPEVPLFGKQPPSLPPFLPGLWPRFPGPPARGGPLQIRGVPRGVPLRSQGLTISQDQEQRTLELLDELGDGKATTARDLARKLQAPKKDINRVLYSLAEKGKLHQEAGSPPLWRATVPVQAQNQPSQETRAESQTPGAQSPDSSVETEDRSTPCGLEEPPEPLDMAEIKEKICDHLFNMSSSSALNLAKNIGLTKARDVNAVLIDLERQGDVYRQGTTPPIWYLTDKKRERIQIKRNKDSVPETTQAAAVLETGKTTEGPTCNSPASDVSNSTVTPGKVENGQEPVVKLKLKQEATAEPVKLKPPVHDNGPSKTGYVDFENGQWATDDIPDDLNSIHAAPGEFRAIMEMPSFYSHGLPRCSPYKKLTECQLKNPISGLLEYAQFASQTCEFNMIEQSGPPHEPRFKFQVVINGREFPPAEAGSKKVAKQDAAMKAMTILLEEAKAKDSGRSEESYHYSSEKESEKTAESQTITPSATSFLSGKNPVTTLLECVHKLGSSCEFRLLSREGPAHDPKFQYCVAMGTHTFPTASAPSKKAAKQMAAEEAMKALQGEATSSTSSEDQPGSTNTEAFDNLESVMPNKVRRISELVRYLNTNPVGGLLEYARSHGFAAEFKLVDQSGPPHEPKFVYQAKVGGRWFPAVCAHSKKQGKQEAADAALRVLIGEDEKAERMGFTEVTPVTGASLRRTMLLLSRSPEAKRKTLPLTGSTFHDQIAMLSHRCFNALTNSFQPSLLGRKILAAIIMKKDSDDLGVVVSLGTGNRCVKGDSLSLKGETVNDCHAEIISRRGFIRFLYSELMKYNSQTAKDSIFEPAKGGEKLQIKKSVSFHLYISTAPCGDGALFDKSCSDRAVESTDSRHYPVFENPKQGKLRTKVENGEGTIPVESSDIVPTWDGIRLGERLRTMSCSDKILRWNVLGLQGALLTHFLQPVYLKSVTLGYLFSQGHLTRAICCRVTRDGSAFEDGLRHPFIVNHPKVGRVSVYDSKRQSGKTKETSVNWCLADGYDLEILDGTRGTVDGPRNELSRVSKKNIFLLFKKLCSFRYRRDLLRLSYGEAKKAARDYEIAKNYFKKSLKDMGYGNWISKPQEEKNFYLCPV, from the exons GGGTATTCCCTCAACAGATACCAAGCCCGCCCAGCCCAAGGCTATGAGCACAGCAGGCACAGACACCAGCAGCCAGAGCGGGGACCTTATCGTGACAGTTTCCAGCTCCAGCAAATAGAGTTTCTCAAGGGGCAGCTCCCAGAAGTGCCCCTATTTGGAAAGCAGCCACCATCACTGCCACCGTTCCTCCCTGGACTCTGGCCGAGGTTTCCAGGACCACCTGCCAGAGGCGGGCCCCTCCAGATCCGAGGTGTCCCCAGGGGCGTGCCTCTCAGAAGTCAG GGACTGACCATCAGCCAGGATCAGGAACAAAGGACCCTAGAGCTCTTGGATGAGCTTGGGGACGGGAAGGCCACCACAGCGCGTGATCTGGCCCGGAAGCTCCAAGCCCCAAAGAAGGACATCAATCGAGTCCTGTACTCTCTGGCAGAGAAGGGTAAGCTGCACCAAGAGGCAGGATCTCCCCCTTTGTGGAGAGCCACAGTCCCAGTTCAGGCTCAGAACCAGCCTAGCCAAGAAACAAGAGCAGAGAGTCAAACCCCAGGAGCTCAAAGCCCAGACTCCAGTGTGGAAACTGAAGACAGAAGCACCCCGTGTGGCTTGGAAGAGCCCCCTGAGCCTCTCGACATGGCTGAGATCAAGGAGAAGATCTGTGACCACCTGTTCAACATGTCCAGCTCCTCTGCCCTGAACTTGGCTAAAAACATTGGCCTCACTAAGGCCCGGGATGTGAATGCTGTGCTGATTGACTTGGAAAGGCAGGGAGATGTCTACAGGCAGGGGACCACCCCTCCCATATGGTATTTGACTGACAAGAAGCGAGAGAGGATACAGATCAAGAGAAACAAGGACAGTGTTCCCGAAACCACTCAAGCTGCTGCTGTCCTGGAGACCGGAAAAACCACAGAGGGCCCCACCTGCAACTCACCTGCATCAGACGTCTCCAACAGCACGGTCACCCCAGGAAAGGTGGAAAATGGGCAGGAACCCGTCGTCAAGTTAAAACTCAAGCAAGAGGCAACAGCAGAACCAGTAAAACTGAAACCACCTGTTCATGACAACGGCCCCTCCAAAACAGGGTATGTTGACTTTGAAAACGGCCAGTGGGCCACAGATGACATCCCCGATGACTTGAATAGTATCCACGCCGCACCAGGTGAGTTCCGCGCCATCATGGAGATGCCCTCCTTCTACAGTCATGGCTTGCCACGGTGTTCACCCTACAAGAAACTGACAGAGTGCCAGCTGAAGAACCCCATCAGCGGCCTGTTAGAGTATGCCCAGTTCGCTAGTCAGACCTGTGAGTTCAACATGATAGAGCAGAGCGGACCACCCCATGAACCTCG ATTTAAATTCCAAGTTGTCATCAATGGCCGAGAGTTTCCCCCAGCTGAAGCTGGCAGCAAGAAAGTGGCCAAGCAGGATGCAGCCATGAAAGCCATGACAATTCTGCTTGAGGAAGCTAAAGCCAAGGACAGTGGAAGATCAGAAGAATCATACCACTATTCCTCAGAGAAGGAATCAGAGAAG ACTGCAGAGTCCCAGACTATCACCCCTTCAGCAACATCCTTCCTTTCTGGGAAGAACCCCGTCACTACATTGCTTGAGTGTGTGCACAAGTTGGGGAGCTCCTGTGAATTCCGTCTCCTATCCAGAGAAGGCCCTGCCCATGACCCCAA GTTCCAGTACTGTGTTGCGATGGGAACCCATACTTTCCCCACTGCCAGCGCCCCAAGCAAGAAGGCAGCAAAGCAGATGGCTGCAGAGGAAGCCATGAAGGCCCTGCAAGGGGAGGCGACCAGCTCGACGTCTTCTGAAGACCAG CCCGGAAGTACGAACACGGAAGCATTCGATAACTTGGAATCAGTGATGCCCAACAAGGTCAGGAGGATCAGTGAGCTCGTGCGATACCTGAACACCAACCCAGTGGGCGGCCTGTTGGAGTACGCCCGCTCCCACGGCTTTGCTGCTGAGTTCAAGCTGGTTGACCAGTCCGGACCTCCTCACGAGCCCAA GTTCGTTTACCAAGCGAAAGTTGGGGGTCGCTGGTTCCCAGCCGTCTGCGCGCACAGCAAGAAGCAAGGCAAGCAGGAAGCTGCAGATGCGGCCCTCCGCGTTTTGATTGGGGAGGACGAGAAGGCAGAGCGCATGGGTTTCACAGAGGTAACCCCAGTGACAGGGGCCAGTCTCAGAAGAACTATGCTCCTCCTCTCAAGGTCCCCAGAAGCAAAGCGAAAGACA CTCCCTCTCACGGGCAGCACCTTCCACGACCAGATAGCCATGCTGAGCCACCGGTGCTTCAACGCCCTTACCAACAGTTTCCAGCCCTCCTTACTCGGCCGCAAGATCCTGGCTGCCATCATCATGAAGAAAGACTCTGACGACCTAGGTGTTGTGGTCAGCCTGGGGACAG GGAATCGCTGTGTGAAAGGAGATTCTCTGAGCCTAAAGGGAGAAACTGTCAATGACTGTCATGCAGAGATCATCTCCCGGAGAGGCTTCATCAG GTTTCTCTACAGTGAGTTAATGAAATACAACTCCCAGACGGCGAAGGATAGTATATTTGAACCTGCTAAAGGAGGAGAAAAGCTTCAGATAAAAAAGAGCGTGTCATTCCATCTCTATATCAG CACGGCCCCGTGTGGGGATGGTGCCCTCTTTGACAAGTCCTGCAGCGACCGAGCTGTGGAGAGCACAGACTCCCGCCACTACCCTGTCTTCGAGAATCCCAAACAAGGCAAGCTCCGCACCAAGGTAGAGAACG GGGAAGGCACGATCCCAGTGGAGTCCAGTGACATTGTGCCCACATGGGACGGCATTCGGCTGGGGGAGAGACTCCGCACCATGTCCTGCAGCGACAAAATCCTGCGCTGGAACGTGTTGGGCCTGCAGGGGGCACTGTTGACCCACTTCCTGCAGCCTGTGTATCTCAAATCCGTCACTCTGG GTTACCTGTTCAGCCAGGGGCACCTGACCCGTGCCATTTGCTGTCGTGTGACAAGAGATGGAAGTGCGTTTGAGGATGGACTCCGACATCCCTTTATTGTCAACCACCCCAAG GTTGGCCGAGTCAGTGTATACGATTCCAAAAGGCAGTCTGGGAAGACCAAGGAGACAAGTGTCAACTGGTGTTTGGCTGATGGCTACGACCTCGAAATCCTGGATGGGACCAGAGGCACCGTGGATGG GCCACGGAACGAATTGTCCCGGGTGTCCAAAAAGAACATTTTCCTTCTATTTAAGAAGCTCTGCTCCTTCCGATACCGCAGAGATCTACTTAGACTCTCCTATGGTGAGGCCAAGAAAGCTGCCCGTGACTACGAGATAGCCAAGAACTACTTCAAAAAATCTCTGAAGGACATGGGCTACGGGAACTGGATAAGCAAGCCCCAGGAGGAGAAGAATTTTTACCTCTGCCCGGTGTAG
- the ADAR gene encoding double-stranded RNA-specific adenosine deaminase isoform X1: protein MSPIRDRAIDFRQKGYSLNRYQARPAQGYEHSRHRHQQPERGPYRDSFQLQQIEFLKGQLPEVPLFGKQPPSLPPFLPGLWPRFPGPPARGGPLQIRGVPRGVPLRSQVLPRRFQRPFPRGHIRPWRGVDRLSSHFQGLTISQDQEQRTLELLDELGDGKATTARDLARKLQAPKKDINRVLYSLAEKGKLHQEAGSPPLWRATVPVQAQNQPSQETRAESQTPGAQSPDSSVETEDRSTPCGLEEPPEPLDMAEIKEKICDHLFNMSSSSALNLAKNIGLTKARDVNAVLIDLERQGDVYRQGTTPPIWYLTDKKRERIQIKRNKDSVPETTQAAAVLETGKTTEGPTCNSPASDVSNSTVTPGKVENGQEPVVKLKLKQEATAEPVKLKPPVHDNGPSKTGYVDFENGQWATDDIPDDLNSIHAAPGEFRAIMEMPSFYSHGLPRCSPYKKLTECQLKNPISGLLEYAQFASQTCEFNMIEQSGPPHEPRFKFQVVINGREFPPAEAGSKKVAKQDAAMKAMTILLEEAKAKDSGRSEESYHYSSEKESEKTAESQTITPSATSFLSGKNPVTTLLECVHKLGSSCEFRLLSREGPAHDPKFQYCVAMGTHTFPTASAPSKKAAKQMAAEEAMKALQGEATSSTSSEDQPGSTNTEAFDNLESVMPNKVRRISELVRYLNTNPVGGLLEYARSHGFAAEFKLVDQSGPPHEPKFVYQAKVGGRWFPAVCAHSKKQGKQEAADAALRVLIGEDEKAERMGFTEVTPVTGASLRRTMLLLSRSPEAKRKTLPLTGSTFHDQIAMLSHRCFNALTNSFQPSLLGRKILAAIIMKKDSDDLGVVVSLGTGNRCVKGDSLSLKGETVNDCHAEIISRRGFIRFLYSELMKYNSQTAKDSIFEPAKGGEKLQIKKSVSFHLYISTAPCGDGALFDKSCSDRAVESTDSRHYPVFENPKQGKLRTKVENGEGTIPVESSDIVPTWDGIRLGERLRTMSCSDKILRWNVLGLQGALLTHFLQPVYLKSVTLGYLFSQGHLTRAICCRVTRDGSAFEDGLRHPFIVNHPKVGRVSVYDSKRQSGKTKETSVNWCLADGYDLEILDGTRGTVDGPRNELSRVSKKNIFLLFKKLCSFRYRRDLLRLSYGEAKKAARDYEIAKNYFKKSLKDMGYGNWISKPQEEKNFYLCPV from the exons GGGTATTCCCTCAACAGATACCAAGCCCGCCCAGCCCAAGGCTATGAGCACAGCAGGCACAGACACCAGCAGCCAGAGCGGGGACCTTATCGTGACAGTTTCCAGCTCCAGCAAATAGAGTTTCTCAAGGGGCAGCTCCCAGAAGTGCCCCTATTTGGAAAGCAGCCACCATCACTGCCACCGTTCCTCCCTGGACTCTGGCCGAGGTTTCCAGGACCACCTGCCAGAGGCGGGCCCCTCCAGATCCGAGGTGTCCCCAGGGGCGTGCCTCTCAGAAGTCAGGTACTCCCAAGACGGTTCCAGCGTCCTTTCCCACGTGGCCACATTCGGCCATGGAGAGGTGTTGATAGGCTTTCCTCACATTTCCAGGGACTGACCATCAGCCAGGATCAGGAACAAAGGACCCTAGAGCTCTTGGATGAGCTTGGGGACGGGAAGGCCACCACAGCGCGTGATCTGGCCCGGAAGCTCCAAGCCCCAAAGAAGGACATCAATCGAGTCCTGTACTCTCTGGCAGAGAAGGGTAAGCTGCACCAAGAGGCAGGATCTCCCCCTTTGTGGAGAGCCACAGTCCCAGTTCAGGCTCAGAACCAGCCTAGCCAAGAAACAAGAGCAGAGAGTCAAACCCCAGGAGCTCAAAGCCCAGACTCCAGTGTGGAAACTGAAGACAGAAGCACCCCGTGTGGCTTGGAAGAGCCCCCTGAGCCTCTCGACATGGCTGAGATCAAGGAGAAGATCTGTGACCACCTGTTCAACATGTCCAGCTCCTCTGCCCTGAACTTGGCTAAAAACATTGGCCTCACTAAGGCCCGGGATGTGAATGCTGTGCTGATTGACTTGGAAAGGCAGGGAGATGTCTACAGGCAGGGGACCACCCCTCCCATATGGTATTTGACTGACAAGAAGCGAGAGAGGATACAGATCAAGAGAAACAAGGACAGTGTTCCCGAAACCACTCAAGCTGCTGCTGTCCTGGAGACCGGAAAAACCACAGAGGGCCCCACCTGCAACTCACCTGCATCAGACGTCTCCAACAGCACGGTCACCCCAGGAAAGGTGGAAAATGGGCAGGAACCCGTCGTCAAGTTAAAACTCAAGCAAGAGGCAACAGCAGAACCAGTAAAACTGAAACCACCTGTTCATGACAACGGCCCCTCCAAAACAGGGTATGTTGACTTTGAAAACGGCCAGTGGGCCACAGATGACATCCCCGATGACTTGAATAGTATCCACGCCGCACCAGGTGAGTTCCGCGCCATCATGGAGATGCCCTCCTTCTACAGTCATGGCTTGCCACGGTGTTCACCCTACAAGAAACTGACAGAGTGCCAGCTGAAGAACCCCATCAGCGGCCTGTTAGAGTATGCCCAGTTCGCTAGTCAGACCTGTGAGTTCAACATGATAGAGCAGAGCGGACCACCCCATGAACCTCG ATTTAAATTCCAAGTTGTCATCAATGGCCGAGAGTTTCCCCCAGCTGAAGCTGGCAGCAAGAAAGTGGCCAAGCAGGATGCAGCCATGAAAGCCATGACAATTCTGCTTGAGGAAGCTAAAGCCAAGGACAGTGGAAGATCAGAAGAATCATACCACTATTCCTCAGAGAAGGAATCAGAGAAG ACTGCAGAGTCCCAGACTATCACCCCTTCAGCAACATCCTTCCTTTCTGGGAAGAACCCCGTCACTACATTGCTTGAGTGTGTGCACAAGTTGGGGAGCTCCTGTGAATTCCGTCTCCTATCCAGAGAAGGCCCTGCCCATGACCCCAA GTTCCAGTACTGTGTTGCGATGGGAACCCATACTTTCCCCACTGCCAGCGCCCCAAGCAAGAAGGCAGCAAAGCAGATGGCTGCAGAGGAAGCCATGAAGGCCCTGCAAGGGGAGGCGACCAGCTCGACGTCTTCTGAAGACCAG CCCGGAAGTACGAACACGGAAGCATTCGATAACTTGGAATCAGTGATGCCCAACAAGGTCAGGAGGATCAGTGAGCTCGTGCGATACCTGAACACCAACCCAGTGGGCGGCCTGTTGGAGTACGCCCGCTCCCACGGCTTTGCTGCTGAGTTCAAGCTGGTTGACCAGTCCGGACCTCCTCACGAGCCCAA GTTCGTTTACCAAGCGAAAGTTGGGGGTCGCTGGTTCCCAGCCGTCTGCGCGCACAGCAAGAAGCAAGGCAAGCAGGAAGCTGCAGATGCGGCCCTCCGCGTTTTGATTGGGGAGGACGAGAAGGCAGAGCGCATGGGTTTCACAGAGGTAACCCCAGTGACAGGGGCCAGTCTCAGAAGAACTATGCTCCTCCTCTCAAGGTCCCCAGAAGCAAAGCGAAAGACA CTCCCTCTCACGGGCAGCACCTTCCACGACCAGATAGCCATGCTGAGCCACCGGTGCTTCAACGCCCTTACCAACAGTTTCCAGCCCTCCTTACTCGGCCGCAAGATCCTGGCTGCCATCATCATGAAGAAAGACTCTGACGACCTAGGTGTTGTGGTCAGCCTGGGGACAG GGAATCGCTGTGTGAAAGGAGATTCTCTGAGCCTAAAGGGAGAAACTGTCAATGACTGTCATGCAGAGATCATCTCCCGGAGAGGCTTCATCAG GTTTCTCTACAGTGAGTTAATGAAATACAACTCCCAGACGGCGAAGGATAGTATATTTGAACCTGCTAAAGGAGGAGAAAAGCTTCAGATAAAAAAGAGCGTGTCATTCCATCTCTATATCAG CACGGCCCCGTGTGGGGATGGTGCCCTCTTTGACAAGTCCTGCAGCGACCGAGCTGTGGAGAGCACAGACTCCCGCCACTACCCTGTCTTCGAGAATCCCAAACAAGGCAAGCTCCGCACCAAGGTAGAGAACG GGGAAGGCACGATCCCAGTGGAGTCCAGTGACATTGTGCCCACATGGGACGGCATTCGGCTGGGGGAGAGACTCCGCACCATGTCCTGCAGCGACAAAATCCTGCGCTGGAACGTGTTGGGCCTGCAGGGGGCACTGTTGACCCACTTCCTGCAGCCTGTGTATCTCAAATCCGTCACTCTGG GTTACCTGTTCAGCCAGGGGCACCTGACCCGTGCCATTTGCTGTCGTGTGACAAGAGATGGAAGTGCGTTTGAGGATGGACTCCGACATCCCTTTATTGTCAACCACCCCAAG GTTGGCCGAGTCAGTGTATACGATTCCAAAAGGCAGTCTGGGAAGACCAAGGAGACAAGTGTCAACTGGTGTTTGGCTGATGGCTACGACCTCGAAATCCTGGATGGGACCAGAGGCACCGTGGATGG GCCACGGAACGAATTGTCCCGGGTGTCCAAAAAGAACATTTTCCTTCTATTTAAGAAGCTCTGCTCCTTCCGATACCGCAGAGATCTACTTAGACTCTCCTATGGTGAGGCCAAGAAAGCTGCCCGTGACTACGAGATAGCCAAGAACTACTTCAAAAAATCTCTGAAGGACATGGGCTACGGGAACTGGATAAGCAAGCCCCAGGAGGAGAAGAATTTTTACCTCTGCCCGGTGTAG